Proteins from a single region of Thermotoga maritima MSB8:
- a CDS encoding CRISPR-associated DxTHG motif protein: MNFLVRNLVENLEEGDRVILDVTHSFRSIPLMASVVALYLKEAKDVNVSVVYGKYNKETKVTECEDLTPLTKATSWIYAVRLFKEYGYAKELADLIKKRNEEIYRRSQSSKKPKLLGSMSQKLQDLSSSIRLGSIVAIRKNLTNFFNFIDRNKARIREETEVFVPEIAALLDGIEKRYRVIHVKSENFELSEKELESEKELLDFYLQTGDLGMALRLAREYLINVYLMSGGEKSDFLDRNVRESVSISTFGYDTILQARNHVAHFGFNKLQLPSLKKIEDHLKVLVQTPPEQLLESARKTQRNRKRALLTPLGTTKGALYTVLKKISPDLLLVITSKQGKAILSEILEKAEFKGEFRVILLEDPFMGVSEIDRVVSEIKEHLSDVDEVIVNLTGGTTFLTYVIERAKNQIRYGRKVKTILAVDKRTYEEQKQNPFVVGEILELD, translated from the coding sequence ATGAATTTCCTTGTAAGAAACCTTGTGGAAAATTTGGAAGAAGGGGACAGAGTTATACTGGATGTTACTCATTCGTTCAGAAGTATTCCATTGATGGCAAGTGTAGTAGCCCTGTACCTTAAAGAGGCCAAAGATGTTAATGTGAGTGTAGTTTACGGCAAGTACAATAAAGAAACAAAAGTAACAGAGTGCGAAGATTTGACCCCACTAACTAAAGCTACATCATGGATATATGCTGTTCGATTGTTCAAAGAGTATGGATATGCGAAAGAACTCGCTGATTTGATAAAAAAGAGAAATGAAGAAATATACAGGAGAAGTCAAAGTTCGAAAAAACCAAAGCTACTTGGTTCTATGTCTCAAAAACTTCAGGATCTTTCGTCTTCTATACGTCTTGGATCCATAGTAGCCATAAGGAAGAATTTAACCAATTTCTTCAATTTTATTGATAGAAATAAAGCAAGAATAAGAGAGGAGACGGAGGTTTTTGTTCCAGAGATTGCGGCTCTCTTAGATGGGATCGAAAAAAGATACAGGGTTATACATGTGAAATCGGAGAATTTTGAACTGAGCGAAAAAGAATTGGAATCTGAAAAAGAGTTACTGGATTTCTATCTTCAAACAGGAGATTTAGGTATGGCTCTTCGTTTGGCAAGAGAATATCTTATAAATGTCTATTTGATGTCTGGAGGGGAGAAGAGTGATTTCTTGGATAGAAATGTTAGAGAGTCTGTGAGCATTTCAACGTTTGGTTATGATACCATCCTTCAGGCAAGAAATCATGTTGCTCATTTCGGATTCAACAAACTCCAGCTTCCCTCCTTGAAAAAGATAGAAGATCACCTGAAAGTGCTTGTTCAAACCCCACCGGAACAACTTCTGGAGTCTGCGAGAAAAACTCAGCGAAACAGAAAAAGAGCTCTTCTCACTCCTCTCGGTACGACAAAAGGTGCTTTATACACCGTTCTGAAAAAAATTTCACCTGATCTACTCCTGGTTATAACTTCAAAACAGGGAAAAGCTATTCTTTCAGAAATTCTGGAGAAAGCTGAATTCAAGGGTGAATTTAGGGTAATCCTTCTCGAAGACCCTTTTATGGGTGTAAGTGAAATAGATCGAGTAGTATCCGAAATCAAAGAACATCTTTCTGACGTGGATGAAGTGATCGTCAATCTCACAGGTGGAACCACTTTTCTTACGTACGTTATCGAGCGTGCCAAAAATCAAATTAGATACGGAAGAAAAGTAAAAACTATCCTGGCTGTGGACAAGAGAACTTACGAAGAACAAAAGCAGAATCCTTTTGTGGTGGGTGAAATTCTGGAGCTTGATTGA
- the csm2 gene encoding type III-A CRISPR-associated protein Csm2, with amino-acid sequence MAVSQGVSLKEDLKDLVRKAEEIGRELSGKLKTNQLRKFHGHLTKIWSNYIYKKKDYRDNPEKFNEEILNELHFMKIFLAYQVGRDIEGISELKEILEPLIDEIKTPDEFEKFKKFYDAILAYHKFHSESEKSNRRTARR; translated from the coding sequence GTGGCAGTTTCTCAGGGTGTTTCTCTCAAAGAAGATTTGAAGGACCTTGTGAGAAAGGCAGAGGAAATCGGAAGGGAACTTTCTGGAAAGCTGAAGACAAACCAGCTCAGAAAGTTTCATGGTCACTTAACCAAAATCTGGAGCAACTACATCTACAAAAAGAAGGACTACAGGGATAACCCGGAGAAGTTCAACGAAGAGATCCTTAACGAGCTTCACTTCATGAAGATATTTCTCGCATATCAGGTTGGAAGGGATATCGAAGGTATCAGTGAATTGAAGGAGATACTTGAACCTCTCATAGACGAGATAAAGACTCCTGACGAGTTTGAGAAATTCAAAAAGTTCTACGATGCAATCCTTGCGTATCACAAATTCCATTCTGAATCCGAAAAAAGCAACAGAAGGACAGCCAGAAGATAA
- the cas10 gene encoding type III-A CRISPR-associated protein Cas10/Csm1, giving the protein MKDREELVVGALLHDIGKVVRRAGDDRRHQIAGYDFTNKVKKFAVIQDYIHYHHEKDLLKKSLENEKVWYVCFADNLSSKERMTEDQKFEELRRMVNLLSKIPEGESSRNVTYFPAKPANEVVEAVKDMKEDQKTYEDLYRRFVEDAQKISPTPDDVNFLTYKYFSFIPQETRVEGDMDISLYDHLKVTAMLALSLYDYAKENDLKFESYQEMKSHFENSNVKPFLLVGGDVSGIQNFIANVSSKGALRSYRGRSFFIEILQEVVVDEILDKTGFYRTNVHFIGGGHFYLVLSNTEKVKKALEEIRNELNEWFRNRGLSLHLVIESVEFSVKDVEDMSKVFKKIGEKLNERKYRMYTEKDLEAIFPDDLNLIQEKGNHTCKICGNRVDKLFSIREGEEEIACDFCKEMYELGRELLEESHVYLAERKNGKFEIFKRKFDFSREPGEGFSYKLRRIYEFSEKEKNVRRIQVVTYFKEQEFEKIAEKAPGKKIASLLVDVDNLGKIFLKGLKKKTLSRYSTLSRLMSFFFKERVESIVEGKNVMVIYSGGDDLYLVGGWNDVLDVAKELREAFGRFTTNDFMTFSAGYVITDEKTSMSLIREMSERAESAAKKSGKNSIAFSNRNYYAVKWNTFFEMYNFYQELKEIADKVDRSVIRKALNLTREESPLNKAFLAYIEARENKDEDKRVANLMRENIDHLGENALNVILQFVDLLSRKS; this is encoded by the coding sequence TTGAAAGACAGAGAAGAGCTTGTTGTTGGGGCTCTCCTGCACGACATAGGAAAGGTCGTAAGAAGGGCGGGGGATGACAGAAGACATCAGATTGCCGGATACGATTTTACAAACAAAGTGAAGAAATTCGCTGTAATTCAGGATTACATTCACTACCATCATGAAAAGGATCTTCTGAAAAAAAGTTTGGAAAACGAAAAGGTTTGGTACGTGTGCTTCGCAGACAACCTCTCGAGCAAAGAAAGAATGACCGAAGATCAGAAGTTTGAAGAACTTCGAAGAATGGTCAACCTCCTCTCAAAGATCCCGGAGGGGGAATCTTCCAGAAACGTCACTTACTTTCCTGCAAAACCAGCCAACGAAGTGGTGGAAGCGGTAAAGGATATGAAAGAAGATCAGAAAACCTACGAGGATCTCTACAGGAGATTTGTCGAAGACGCTCAGAAGATTTCTCCCACACCAGATGATGTGAATTTTCTCACTTACAAGTACTTCTCGTTCATTCCTCAGGAAACAAGAGTGGAAGGAGACATGGATATATCGCTCTACGACCATCTGAAGGTCACGGCTATGCTTGCTCTCTCGCTCTATGACTACGCAAAGGAAAACGACCTCAAATTTGAATCCTACCAGGAGATGAAATCACACTTTGAGAATTCCAACGTGAAACCCTTCCTACTTGTTGGGGGAGATGTCTCCGGGATACAGAATTTTATTGCCAACGTCTCTTCAAAAGGAGCTCTCAGATCCTACAGAGGAAGGAGTTTCTTCATAGAAATTCTCCAGGAAGTCGTTGTGGATGAGATTCTTGATAAAACAGGCTTTTACAGGACAAACGTTCACTTCATAGGAGGAGGACATTTCTACCTTGTCCTTTCCAACACAGAGAAGGTGAAGAAAGCCCTCGAAGAGATCAGAAACGAGCTGAACGAATGGTTCAGAAATAGGGGTCTTTCACTCCACCTTGTGATCGAATCTGTTGAATTTTCGGTGAAAGACGTGGAAGACATGTCCAAGGTTTTCAAGAAGATCGGTGAAAAGTTGAACGAAAGAAAATACAGAATGTACACAGAAAAAGACCTCGAAGCGATCTTCCCCGATGATTTGAATCTGATCCAGGAGAAGGGAAACCACACCTGCAAAATCTGTGGAAACAGAGTAGACAAGCTCTTTTCCATTCGAGAAGGAGAAGAAGAAATCGCCTGTGACTTCTGCAAGGAAATGTACGAGCTTGGAAGAGAACTTCTTGAAGAGTCTCACGTGTATCTTGCTGAAAGGAAGAATGGAAAGTTCGAGATTTTTAAGAGAAAATTCGATTTCTCGAGAGAACCGGGAGAGGGTTTCAGCTACAAGTTGAGAAGGATATACGAATTCTCGGAAAAAGAAAAGAACGTCAGAAGAATACAGGTGGTGACGTATTTCAAAGAACAGGAGTTCGAGAAAATCGCAGAAAAAGCACCTGGCAAAAAAATAGCGAGCCTCCTTGTTGACGTTGACAACCTTGGAAAGATCTTTCTCAAAGGTTTAAAGAAAAAGACCCTTTCCAGATACAGCACCCTCTCAAGGCTCATGAGCTTTTTCTTCAAAGAAAGAGTAGAGAGTATTGTTGAAGGAAAGAACGTTATGGTGATTTATTCCGGCGGAGACGATCTCTATCTGGTTGGCGGATGGAACGATGTTCTGGATGTGGCAAAAGAGTTGAGAGAGGCGTTTGGAAGATTCACAACGAACGACTTCATGACGTTCTCCGCGGGATACGTGATCACCGATGAGAAAACGAGTATGAGCCTCATAAGAGAAATGTCTGAAAGAGCCGAAAGCGCTGCCAAGAAATCCGGGAAGAACAGCATAGCATTTTCGAACAGAAACTACTATGCGGTAAAGTGGAACACCTTCTTCGAAATGTACAACTTTTATCAAGAGTTGAAGGAAATAGCAGACAAAGTGGACAGAAGTGTCATTAGAAAGGCTTTGAATCTCACAAGAGAAGAGTCTCCTCTGAACAAAGCCTTCCTCGCCTACATAGAAGCAAGGGAGAACAAAGACGAAGACAAAAGAGTGGCAAATCTCATGAGAGAGAACATAGATCACCTCGGTGAAAACGCCTTGAATGTAATCCTCCAGTTTGTGGATCTTCTCTCAAGAAAAAGCTGA
- a CDS encoding 4Fe-4S dicluster domain-containing protein, giving the protein MAEAKNAPLIGKDALGREVRDLSKVPWWGVDRKEIEWYPTIDYDKCVTCGICFVTCGRRVFDFDKKEGKVIVARPYNCMVACQTCMNLCPTGAISFPDASYIKKLVAQNKIVKKAFEIIKPLLAEDHLSPKETETKPEP; this is encoded by the coding sequence ATGGCAGAGGCAAAGAACGCTCCGTTGATTGGAAAGGATGCCCTTGGTCGAGAAGTTCGTGATCTTTCTAAAGTCCCATGGTGGGGCGTGGACAGGAAAGAAATAGAGTGGTACCCAACCATCGATTACGATAAATGTGTGACATGTGGAATCTGCTTTGTAACCTGCGGAAGACGAGTGTTCGACTTCGACAAAAAAGAGGGAAAAGTGATAGTGGCGCGTCCTTACAACTGTATGGTTGCGTGTCAGACGTGCATGAACCTTTGTCCAACAGGAGCGATAAGTTTCCCCGATGCTTCCTATATAAAAAAGCTGGTTGCGCAGAACAAAATTGTGAAGAAAGCCTTTGAGATAATAAAGCCTCTCCTGGCCGAAGATCATCTGTCACCAAAGGAAACGGAAACCAAACCCGAACCCTGA
- a CDS encoding NifB/NifX family molybdenum-iron cluster-binding protein: protein MIIAIPVSENRGKDSPISEHFGRAPYFAFVKVKNNAIADISVEENPLAQDHVHGAVPNFVKEKGAELVIVRGIGRRAIAAFEAMGVKVIKGASGTVEEVVNQYLSGQLKDSDYEVHDHHHHEHH from the coding sequence ATGATCATAGCCATTCCCGTCTCCGAAAACAGAGGAAAAGATTCTCCCATATCGGAACACTTCGGTAGGGCACCGTATTTCGCATTCGTGAAGGTGAAGAACAACGCGATAGCGGATATCAGTGTTGAAGAAAACCCTCTTGCACAGGATCATGTTCACGGTGCTGTCCCAAATTTTGTGAAAGAAAAAGGAGCGGAGCTGGTGATAGTGAGAGGTATCGGAAGAAGAGCCATCGCTGCCTTCGAAGCCATGGGTGTAAAAGTGATAAAGGGCGCATCAGGAACAGTGGAAGAAGTGGTGAACCAGTATCTCTCAGGACAACTGAAAGATTCAGACTACGAAGTTCACGATCATCACCAC
- the csm3 gene encoding type III-A CRISPR-associated RAMP protein Csm3 produces the protein MERPILGKYIIKGKIILETGLRIGGQELGVNIGGIDNPVIRNPLTGEPYIPGSSVKGKMRSLMERLLNLDISGNKVRRHECEERECKVCRVFGSTSKEGNNIPSRLLVRDAFLTEDSKTKLLSMETDLPYTEWKTENALDRVTCKADPRSFERIPAGAEFEFEIIYTAENEKHIKEDLENIATALELLEDDYLGGNGSRGYGKVKFSIEKVIFKSADYYKGEGTPVEKEVKGGVEGFKKAIPEIVKG, from the coding sequence GTGGAAAGGCCGATACTCGGAAAGTACATCATAAAGGGAAAGATCATTCTGGAAACAGGTCTTAGGATCGGAGGTCAGGAGCTCGGTGTGAACATCGGTGGTATAGACAATCCCGTTATCAGAAATCCTCTCACGGGAGAACCCTACATCCCCGGAAGCTCTGTGAAAGGAAAGATGAGAAGCCTGATGGAAAGGTTGTTGAATCTGGATATATCTGGGAACAAGGTAAGAAGACACGAATGCGAAGAAAGGGAATGCAAAGTCTGCAGGGTGTTTGGTTCGACCTCGAAAGAAGGAAATAACATCCCTTCACGCCTTCTTGTCAGAGATGCGTTCCTCACGGAAGATTCGAAAACGAAACTCCTCAGCATGGAAACCGACCTTCCATACACGGAATGGAAAACAGAGAACGCACTGGACAGAGTCACCTGTAAAGCCGATCCGAGAAGCTTTGAAAGAATTCCCGCAGGTGCGGAATTTGAATTCGAGATCATCTACACAGCAGAGAACGAAAAGCACATAAAGGAAGACCTCGAAAATATAGCCACAGCTCTGGAGCTTCTCGAAGACGACTATCTCGGTGGAAACGGAAGCAGAGGATACGGAAAAGTGAAGTTCAGTATAGAAAAAGTGATCTTCAAGAGCGCCGATTACTACAAAGGAGAGGGAACACCCGTAGAAA
- the cas6 gene encoding CRISPR-associated endoribonuclease Cas6, translating to MRLKVSFQAMESTVPLNYNYFLSSFIYKRLASQNENFARFLHEKGYGKRFKFFTFSQLFFENSRVSGERIFIFPGKGWWYISSPVVEFVRYMFSSLSEDPVIRVGKTEFIVKSIDIENSLPDQSEYHFVMLSPLVVSVPEENNGKLYHRYLHPGEEEFYEVFRKNLMKKYRAFYGKDPEGTVEVIPDWDYIKSRHRITKRIKLKNAFVRAVVFPFKIRGEKKLVEIGYEAGFGEKNSMGFGMVALKKYER from the coding sequence ATGAGATTGAAAGTTTCTTTTCAGGCGATGGAAAGCACTGTTCCATTGAATTACAACTATTTTCTTTCTTCTTTCATCTACAAGAGATTGGCTTCACAGAATGAAAACTTTGCCAGATTCCTTCACGAGAAGGGTTATGGGAAGAGGTTCAAGTTTTTCACTTTTTCACAACTTTTCTTTGAAAATTCCAGAGTCAGCGGTGAGAGAATCTTCATATTTCCAGGAAAAGGATGGTGGTACATCTCATCCCCAGTAGTTGAATTCGTCAGGTACATGTTTTCTTCTCTCTCCGAAGATCCCGTGATCAGGGTAGGAAAAACAGAGTTCATCGTGAAATCCATTGACATCGAAAATTCTCTTCCTGACCAGTCGGAGTACCACTTTGTCATGCTGTCACCGCTTGTGGTCAGTGTACCTGAAGAAAACAATGGAAAGCTTTACCACAGGTATCTTCATCCGGGAGAGGAAGAGTTCTACGAAGTTTTCAGAAAAAATCTTATGAAGAAGTACAGAGCTTTTTACGGAAAAGATCCAGAAGGCACTGTTGAAGTCATCCCCGATTGGGATTACATCAAATCACGTCATCGGATAACCAAGAGGATCAAATTGAAAAACGCGTTCGTCAGAGCCGTGGTTTTCCCGTTCAAAATCAGGGGCGAGAAAAAGCTTGTAGAGATCGGCTATGAAGCGGGTTTTGGAGAGAAAAACAGCATGGGATTCGGAATGGTAGCCTTGAAAAAATATGAGAGGTGA